A genome region from Methanobacterium subterraneum includes the following:
- a CDS encoding DUF3221 domain-containing protein gives MKIITLFAILVVLMMGVVYGVMFATGEEKADMNGSIIGICQANPQNENNTQDSILVEGMVTGNSQTHNLSVKINKETAILKKNGNKRENASFTDLKTGDKVAVMFTGPFLESYPPQTMAKEIIIIP, from the coding sequence ATGAAGATCATAACCTTGTTTGCAATATTAGTCGTGCTAATGATGGGGGTGGTTTATGGGGTTATGTTTGCAACTGGAGAAGAAAAGGCAGATATGAATGGTTCAATAATTGGAATATGCCAGGCCAACCCTCAAAATGAAAATAACACGCAGGATTCTATTTTGGTTGAAGGAATGGTCACTGGAAACAGCCAAACCCATAACCTATCTGTAAAAATCAATAAAGAAACAGCCATACTTAAGAAAAATGGGAATAAACGCGAAAACGCTTCTTTCACCGATCTGAAAACTGGTGATAAAGTGGCGGTAATGTTCACCGGACCCTTTCTGGAGTCCTACCCTCCCCAGACTATGGCTAAAGAAATTATTATCATACCTTAA